The DNA segment TGCGAGAATGATATCGGATTTTTGAATCAATTCCACATTGCCCAAGAAAATCTTTCTTGCAAGCTCGAGGTTTCTGATGTGATCGAGAGGAATTTCGGAATCAAAAGGAGTTATAGCGTGAAAGCCGTATGAATTACAGAGTGATTTTCTTTCCTGCAGAACCGTTACTGCATTCGGTAAGAATACTTCCGGTCCTGCAAGATAGATCGTTTTCAAAGCAGATTCGTGATCGCTCCGTTGGTCGCCGATTGAACGAGTTTTGCATACTTAGCAAGTACACCCGATTTATATCTCGGCTCCATCGGTTTCCAGGATTTCAGTCGTTTATCAATTTCTTCCTGAGGAATTTCCACTTGAAGAAGATTGTTTACGGAATCGATTGTGACCATATCTCCGCTTTGGACGATCGCAATCGGACCACCTTCAAAAGCTTCTGGAGAAATATGACCTACCACAAGACCATGGGTTCCTCCGCTAAAACGACCGTCTGTCATCAGACCTACGTCCTCTCCTAGCCCCTTTCCCACCAGTGCGGAAGTAACCGCAAGCATCTCTCTCATTCCGGGACCACCTTTTGGTCCTTCGTAACGGATAATGATCACGTCCCCGGGTTTGATTTGATCGTTCATAATCGCGTTAAAACAATCGTCTTCCGATTCAAAAACCTTTGCGGGACCTGTGATGGAAATTTTTTTCAAACCGGAAATTTTTGCAACGGCTCCGTCAGGAGCCAGATTTCCTTTTAAAATCACAAGCGGTCCGGACGGATGTAAAGGTTCGGATCTTTTACGAACGATCACTTGATTCTCTACGAGGTCCGGCATGTCCTTTAGATTTTCTGCGATTGTTTTTCCGGTTACTGTCAAACAATCGCCATGAAGCATCCCTTCTTTTAAAAGATACTTCATTACTCCATGAACCCCGCCCACCTTGTCCAAATCGGTCATCGCAAACTTTCCACCAGGCTTTAGATCCGCCAAGTGAGGTGTTTTTTTGCTGATTCGATCAAAGTCTTCCAGCTTCAAATCAACACCGATCTCCTTTGCAATCGCGATCAGGTGAAGCACCGCATTGGTAGAACCGCCTAACACGAGCACTACGGTAATCGCATTCTCAAACGCTTTTTTGGTAAGAATTTTTTTGGGAGTGATATCGTTTTTGATCAGATGGATCAGAGCCTTGCCAGCCTCGAAACAATCGTCCGATTTTCTAGAACTCACCGCCGGCATGGAAGCAGAACCGGGAAGACTCATTCCCAAAGCCTCGATCGCGGAAGACATCGTATTTGCGGTATACATTCCCCCGCAACTTCCGGCTCCGGGACAAGCGTTCTCTTCGACCCGGATAAATTCCTCTCTTGTGATTTTTCCGGCGTTGAATTTTCCAACGGCTTCAAAGATAGAAACGATATCCACGTCCTGTCCGTCACAATGACCCGGCATAATCGTTCCGCCGTAAACAAAGATGGACGGAACATTGACTCTACACAACGCCATCAAACAACCCGGCATGTTTTTATCACAACCGCCGATCGCAATCACACCGTCATGTCTCATCGCGTTGGAAACAATTTCGATAGAATCCGCGATGACTTCCCTGGAGGGCAGTGAAAAGTGCATTCCTTCGTGACCCATAGTGATCCCATCGGACACGGTGATGGTTCCGTATATCTGCGGCATTCCACCCGCAACACGGACCCCTTCTTTGACTTTTTCGGCGAGCTTATTGATATGAATATTGCAAGGTGTGACTTCGCTCCATGTGGACGCAATCCCGATCATCGGTTTGTGAAAGTCTTCGTTTGTAAATCCTACCGCACGAAGCATGGCGCGGTTGGGGGCTCTGTTGTCCCCGTCAGTGGTCATCGAACTTCTTTTTTTTAGGTTATCGCTCATGATTTAGTTTCCTATATGAACCTGTCGCCTTTGGTGCCAGAACCTTGTAGCGGTATTTTCCGAAAGGCAGGCATTTTTTAGCGACAAGCTATAGAAAATACAGTTTTGCGTACTCCTCTCCCAGTCAAATGGAAAAGCTCGGATTCATTCTAAGAATTTTCAGAACCCATCGCATGCAAAAAAAAATCGAATCGGGTTCTTCTAAATTCAAAAAATAGTTTTTGAATTCATTCTAAATTCGAGCCTGAATTGAAAGGTGGAAAATTTGTTTAAAGTATTTGGAATGGCTTTTTTTGAACAATCCAGCCACGAACCCGTTTATTTCCGTGAATCGATGGTTGTTAAAACTTTCTCCAAACGGAAGGGAAAACACTCAGTAGATCGAGGCCAATCATTCCAAGGGAATCAAAAGCGTTGGCAGTGATGGAATCCCATCTCAAAGGTAAGGATTTTTTTGTGGGAAACCGACTCACGATCGAGGATACAGCTTTATTTGCACACACGTAACCGAAGACGGGGAATTTTCCGAGACCTTTCCGGCAATCCGAAAATGGCTGCATAACGTAAAAAATGTTCCCAAAATGATTTCGATCCAAGGATAAAAAAGAATCACCTATGCCCACGATCATGACTCATACCGCTGTTCCTATTTCCATCTGGATCGCTTTTTTCAACAAAACAATTCCGATCCGACTTTTAATTTTCGGAATGATCTTTTCCATTCTCCCCGATGCGGATGTGATCGCTTTTAAATTAGGAATTCCTTATGAAAATGACTTAGGGCATCGTGGTTTTAGTCATTCGATTTTATTCGCATTCTCATTGACCGGACTCAGTTTGATTCTCATCCGATGGTTTCGAGTCAAAGCGGTCGTTCTATTTTTATTTTTATTCACATCCATTCTCTCTCACGGAATCCTGGACGCGATGACAAGCGGAGGTTTGGGTGTGGGTTTTCTCATCCCCTATTCTTCCGAGCGATTTTTTTTCGCTTTGACTCCGATTCGTGTTTCTCCCATCGGTATTAGAAATTTTTTGACAGCAAGAGGACTTGTAGTTTTACAATCCGAGTTCTTATTTGTATGGCTTCCACTATTGAGTATATCATTTGTCTTGTTTTTAATCCGCAAAGTCTATACCAAAAATCGAACCGATCCTAAGATGAGAAAGGACTTGTCCGAGTAGCACTGCGGACTCAAAGAATCAGATCGTTTTAAAACAATGGACAAGAATCGACGATCTTAAATTTTGAAATGGAATCGTTCGAATTTTTTTAGGATAGAATATGAAACAATTTATAGTAGTCTTACGTTATCTCACACCGATCGAAGTCGTGGACAAGCATGTATTGGAACACAGGGAATTTCTTTCCAAGGGTTACGAACAAAAGATCCTTTTGGCCTCCGGACCTCAAGAACCGAGAACCGGAGGAATTTTGATCGCGAGAGCAAAATCACGTCAGGAAATCGAAAATTTCTGTCATCAGGATCCGTTCTATCGTAACGGGATTGCGGAATATCAAATCTTAGAATGGAATCCTGTAAAATATCAGAAAGAATTCGAGTTCTGGCTCTAAACCTTTCCCAATTCGTAGACATCCACGGGTTCTTCTCTACCTTTGACTTGGATGAAAGAAAGGTGTCTTCCGGGAATCGAATCCTTTACATTGCTGTAGACCGCTTCCGTCACTAAAAACTTGGTTCCAAATTCCTTGTTTAACTGCTCTACGCGAGAAGCAAGATTGACAACGTCTCCGATAATCGTGTATTCCTTTCTCACTTCCGAGCCTACGTTACCCGTCATTGCTTCTCCGCAATGAAGTCCGATTCCGATCTGTGTTTCCGGGATTTTTCCTTCCAGATTGAGCTGTTCGATTTGTTTTAATAACGCCAGAGAAGCGTTTACTGCATTTTTAACATCGTTTCCAGCGTCGGAAATCGGAGCTCCAAAAACAGCCATAAAACCGTCTCCCAGAAATTTATTGATCATTCCATTGTTTATATTCACGATATCGATGAGGTGTGAAAAGATATAATTCAGATAATCGATCACCTCCTCCGGAGAGCGTTTTTCTGAAAATCGAGTGAAGTTTCGAATATCCAGAAACATCACACAGACATGTTTGAATTCTGAAAAACTTTCGTTTTTTTGTTCGAGCAAACGGTCGACCACATCAGGAGAAACATATTGTCCGAACATCCCCACAACTTGATTTTTTTCCTGAACCGCTTCCATCGCCGAAATCAAGGAGCGCCTGAGTTGAATTCCAACAAGTCCTGCGGCCACCCCCGCTAGGGTAAACAAAATTCCTTTGGAAAAAAAAGGCGTAATCGAATTAAAAAAGTAGATCGGCATCTTGATTTGGTTCAAAGGCATAAAATAAACCGCTAACAATACAATCTGAGCGCCTGCGACAAACCCGGTAAACGCGCTCAACCAAAACTCAAGACGAAGTACCGAAAGAATGATAAAGATAAAATATGTCAGAACAGCGGGAGAATAAAGAGGAATCAAAGGGGATTCAAATGCGCCGCCGTTCAACCAAAGAAGAAGGGTTACGGAAGAAATTTCCGCGAACGCGTTTCCAAATCTTGCGATGGTAAAAACCGTTTTTCTTTTTTTGAGATAGTGGTTGAATACACGATTGACCACAAGTTCATAAATCGCAGTGAAAACATTGACTCCAAGGATGGCGATGTAAGGAAAACGTCCTTGTCCTCCGGTTTCTGCATCGATAAAATCGCGAAAGAATGTAAAAGCAACCGCCATCAAAGTAGATGCAAAGGCAAAGAAGAAGAACAGAATTTTTGTTCGAACGATTTCGCTTTTTAGAATTTCATAAGAAAGAGGATCCATAGTCTGGTTCTTAAATTTTTTGGTCCATTGTTGAATTGGATTCGCCATTTTTTGACTCCGTTTTTTTGACCCGCAGCTTTTATAACCAACAGATATAAGTAAATTTTTTTCTATTTTAAAAAAGAAAACTACAAATTCAAACGAAGGTAAAAAACGATTTCAAAGAGTTAAATCCGAGTCCAGTCCGCGTCTTGCAGTAAGAAATCTTTGAGATGTTTTCCTGATTTAGAATTCAAACCTTCATGTAAAACAATTTCCAAATCAAGATCCAATTCGTTTTTCCAGATGTTTCTTTTAATTTTTCCTTGTTTTAAAAGATTCCATTTTATAAACAAAATCCTTTTGGAAGAATTTCTCTGATTCTCATTTAATAAATCGGAACTTAATATTTTTAGAATGGAGTAAATTCGAAAACGATCCATGACCGGATGTTGAAAGGAAAGTTGATCGTCATGTCCTCCGTAGCGAACAAGTAAAAGTTCGTCCAAAAGAGTTACCGGATGAGTTGCTGTAATTCGCAACCATAGATCATAGTCTTCGCATGCAGGAAGTTCCTCGTCCATTTTCCCTGCAGATACGTATAAATCCTTTTTAAGAAGAACCGAAGAAGGAGTAATGCTACACATTTCCAAACTCCGATCAAAAATCCATCCGTTGCTCTTTTGAAGATGTGCGGGAGGATTGATTCTCTTACCGTTTCGGATCCAAATTTCTTGGGATTGTAAAATTTCAATGTCTTTTTGTTCTTGAAGAACCTTCCATTGAACTTTCAATTTATCCGGAAGCCACAAATCATCCGAATCCAAAAAAGCGATCCAATCAAAAACGGATCTCTCTACTCCAAAATTTCGAGCACGACTGACTCCTCCATGCTCTAAGGAAAAAATTCTAATTTGATCCAGAAAGTCTTTGAAACGGTTCCGAATCAGCGAAATCGTGGAATCCGTAGATCCGTCGTCGACGATGAGGATTTCCATCGGCAAAACGGTCTGTTTGAGAACGCTCTCAATCGCGCTACAAACCTGATTTTCCCGATTGAATGTGGGAATGACAACGGATACGGGAATCAAATTCATAAATCTTTAGTTTTGAATTCGGATGCGCGCGCAAAACTTTCTTGGTTCCGGATCCATCGGATGAGGCTGCCAAAAAATAAAAGAATCCTTAACTTCTCCCTTTAAAGCGGAAGTACATTCTATTTTTAAAATATTCTTTTTTTCATAAATATCAAACACAAACGTCTCGGTTTTGTTTTTTTCTTCCATACGACCCACTTCCTTTTTTTGTCC comes from the Leptospira sp. WS92.C1 genome and includes:
- the ilvD gene encoding dihydroxy-acid dehydratase, with product MSDNLKKRSSMTTDGDNRAPNRAMLRAVGFTNEDFHKPMIGIASTWSEVTPCNIHINKLAEKVKEGVRVAGGMPQIYGTITVSDGITMGHEGMHFSLPSREVIADSIEIVSNAMRHDGVIAIGGCDKNMPGCLMALCRVNVPSIFVYGGTIMPGHCDGQDVDIVSIFEAVGKFNAGKITREEFIRVEENACPGAGSCGGMYTANTMSSAIEALGMSLPGSASMPAVSSRKSDDCFEAGKALIHLIKNDITPKKILTKKAFENAITVVLVLGGSTNAVLHLIAIAKEIGVDLKLEDFDRISKKTPHLADLKPGGKFAMTDLDKVGGVHGVMKYLLKEGMLHGDCLTVTGKTIAENLKDMPDLVENQVIVRKRSEPLHPSGPLVILKGNLAPDGAVAKISGLKKISITGPAKVFESEDDCFNAIMNDQIKPGDVIIIRYEGPKGGPGMREMLAVTSALVGKGLGEDVGLMTDGRFSGGTHGLVVGHISPEAFEGGPIAIVQSGDMVTIDSVNNLLQVEIPQEEIDKRLKSWKPMEPRYKSGVLAKYAKLVQSATNGAITNLL
- a CDS encoding metal-dependent hydrolase; protein product: MPTIMTHTAVPISIWIAFFNKTIPIRLLIFGMIFSILPDADVIAFKLGIPYENDLGHRGFSHSILFAFSLTGLSLILIRWFRVKAVVLFLFLFTSILSHGILDAMTSGGLGVGFLIPYSSERFFFALTPIRVSPIGIRNFLTARGLVVLQSEFLFVWLPLLSISFVLFLIRKVYTKNRTDPKMRKDLSE
- a CDS encoding YciI family protein; the protein is MKQFIVVLRYLTPIEVVDKHVLEHREFLSKGYEQKILLASGPQEPRTGGILIARAKSRQEIENFCHQDPFYRNGIAEYQILEWNPVKYQKEFEFWL
- a CDS encoding adenylate/guanylate cyclase domain-containing protein; amino-acid sequence: MANPIQQWTKKFKNQTMDPLSYEILKSEIVRTKILFFFFAFASTLMAVAFTFFRDFIDAETGGQGRFPYIAILGVNVFTAIYELVVNRVFNHYLKKRKTVFTIARFGNAFAEISSVTLLLWLNGGAFESPLIPLYSPAVLTYFIFIILSVLRLEFWLSAFTGFVAGAQIVLLAVYFMPLNQIKMPIYFFNSITPFFSKGILFTLAGVAAGLVGIQLRRSLISAMEAVQEKNQVVGMFGQYVSPDVVDRLLEQKNESFSEFKHVCVMFLDIRNFTRFSEKRSPEEVIDYLNYIFSHLIDIVNINNGMINKFLGDGFMAVFGAPISDAGNDVKNAVNASLALLKQIEQLNLEGKIPETQIGIGLHCGEAMTGNVGSEVRKEYTIIGDVVNLASRVEQLNKEFGTKFLVTEAVYSNVKDSIPGRHLSFIQVKGREEPVDVYELGKV
- a CDS encoding glycosyltransferase family 2 protein — encoded protein: MNLIPVSVVIPTFNRENQVCSAIESVLKQTVLPMEILIVDDGSTDSTISLIRNRFKDFLDQIRIFSLEHGGVSRARNFGVERSVFDWIAFLDSDDLWLPDKLKVQWKVLQEQKDIEILQSQEIWIRNGKRINPPAHLQKSNGWIFDRSLEMCSITPSSVLLKKDLYVSAGKMDEELPACEDYDLWLRITATHPVTLLDELLLVRYGGHDDQLSFQHPVMDRFRIYSILKILSSDLLNENQRNSSKRILFIKWNLLKQGKIKRNIWKNELDLDLEIVLHEGLNSKSGKHLKDFLLQDADWTRI